In Cryptomeria japonica chromosome 10, Sugi_1.0, whole genome shotgun sequence, a genomic segment contains:
- the LOC131858964 gene encoding uncharacterized protein LOC131858964, with protein sequence MNEELFKRESSLKAELNEILQREEIHWRQKSRNFGSRMGMEIPISSTDRLLPTETGIKYKRLLGVKWEIPDPGWHKINFDGSFAENPGQSGIGCIIRDFEGICIKEISEDIGMATNNEAEFQATLRGLQLGIELGIKRIHLEGDSLNVINDIHGNQTPSWHLNLWLQPMVDLLETVEEFQISHIYREGNMAVDRLSKMEIVDGGLDLGLTTRA encoded by the exons ATGAATGAAGAACTTTTCAAAAGGGAGAGCTCTCTTAAGGCTGAACTAAATGAAATTCTTCAGCGTGAAGAAATTCACTGGAGGCAGAAATCTAGGAACTTTGGCTCAAGGATGGGGATGGAAATACCAATTTCTTCCACAGATCGGCTATTGCCAACTGAAACAGGAATAAAATATAAGAGATT ATTGGGTGTTAAATGGGAAATCCCAGATCCAGGGTGGCATAAGATTAACTTCGATGGTTCCTTTGCAGAGAATCCAGGGCAGAGTGGAATTGGTTGTATTATTAGAGATTTTGAAGGCATCTGTATTAAGGAAATCTCTGAAGATATTGGTATGGCCACTAACAATGAGGCTGAATTCCAAGCGACATTAAGAGGTTTGCAATTGGGGATTGAGTTGGGgataaaaagaatccatttggagggtgattcattGAATGTTATCAATGATATTCATGGTAACCAAACCCCTAGTTGGCATCTTAACCTTTGGCTTCAACCGATGGTGGATTTGCTTGAGACCGTTGAAGAATTTCAGATtagccatatctatagagaaggcaatATGGCAGTAGATAGACTATCTAAGATGGAAATTGTAGATGGAGGCCTTGATCTGGGGCTTACGACTAGGGCATAG
- the LOC131076131 gene encoding probable CCR4-associated factor 1 homolog 7, whose translation MSILPPTDDLRIREVWADNLEEEIALIREIVDDYPYVAMDTEFPGIVVRPVGNFKSASEFHYQALKANVDMLKLIQLGLTFSDEDGNLPTCGTDKYCIWQFNFREFNVEADLYANDSIELLRQSGIDFKKNIEMGIDSQVFGELLMSSGIVLNDTVHWVTFHSGYDFGYLLKLLTCQELPSTQVGFFNLINMYFPTVYDIKHLMKFCNSLHGGLNKLAELLDVKRIGVCHQAGSDSLLTSCAFRKLREGFFSGSTEKYAGVLYGLGCDSGDNGH comes from the coding sequence atgtctATTCTACCTCCGACTGATGATCTCAGAATCAGGGAGGTGTGGGCCGATAATTTGGAAGAAGAGATTGCTCTGATCCGGGAGATAGTTGACGATTACCCTTATGTTGCCATGGATACAGAGTTTCCCGGTATAGTGGTTAGACCTGTGGGAAATTTTAAATCTGCTTCAGAGTTCCATTATCAAGCACTAAAGGCTAACGTGGACATGCTCAAGCTTATTCAACTGGGCCTCACTTTTTCGGATGAGGATGGGAACCTGCCCACATGTGGAACTGACAAGTACTGTATTTGGCAATTCAATTTCAGAGAATTTAATGTTGAGGCAGATCTCTATGCCAATGATTCTATTGAGCTTTTGAGACAGAGTGGTATTGATTTCAAGAAGAATATTGAGATGGGTATTGATTCACAGGTCTTTGGAGAGCTCCTAATGTCATCTGGCATTGTCTTGAATGATACCGTGCATTGGGTTACTTTTCATAGCGGCTATGACTTTGGTTACCTGTTGAAGCTTTTAACATGCCAGGAGTTGCCCTCGACTCAGGTGGGATTTTTCAATTTGATCAACATGTATTTCCCAACTGTGTATGATATCAAGCACCTCATGAAATTCTGCAACAGTCTGCACGGAGGGTTGAATAAGCTGGCTGAGTTACTGGATGTGAAGAGAATTGGGGTGTGCCATCAAGCCGGTTCTGATAGCTTGCTGACTTCTTGTGCGTTCAGGAAATTGAGAGAGGGTTTCTTCAGTGGGTCCACTGAAAAATATGCAGGCGTGTTGTATGGTCTGGGATGTGACAGTGGTGACAATGGTCATTAA